In Fructilactobacillus cliffordii, a single genomic region encodes these proteins:
- a CDS encoding GtrA family protein, translating to MIEKVIQLYRNHKDVIPYLFWGVAATIVNLVSFYLLDKYTSLNYVINYSVAWVITVLFAFYTNKYFVFYNQHHSTKEFWYQMATFFAGRFLTFIIGAGILMFGVSILKFDSSLGKNLVNVVQNIVVIILNYFWATLVSFRKKEEQSH from the coding sequence ATGATTGAAAAAGTAATACAGCTTTACCGGAACCACAAGGATGTCATCCCCTACTTGTTCTGGGGGGTGGCAGCCACGATCGTAAACCTGGTGAGTTTTTATCTTTTAGATAAATACACTAGTTTAAATTACGTCATTAACTACTCCGTGGCATGGGTGATTACCGTGTTATTTGCGTTTTATACCAATAAATACTTTGTTTTTTACAACCAACATCATTCCACCAAGGAATTTTGGTACCAAATGGCAACCTTTTTTGCCGGCCGTTTTTTAACCTTCATCATCGGAGCAGGAATTTTAATGTTTGGAGTTAGTATCCTAAAGTTCGATTCCAGCCTGGGAAAAAACCTGGTCAACGTGGTCCAAAACATCGTGGTGATTATTCTCAATTACTTCTGGGCCACTTTGGTGTCCTTTCGCAAGAAAGAAGAACAGTCCCACTAG
- a CDS encoding glycosyltransferase family 2 protein has product METISLIVPCYNEQESIQLFFETVEKVFHQMNAETKQYQPDYLFINDGSSDDTIKIIRELHKAHPDTVHFISFSRNFGKEAAMAAGLRNAKGDYVALMDVDLQDPPELLPEMLHIINTEPYDCVGCIQTSRKQNPIRAFLSASFYKVIDSLSDVKIKPNVRDYRLMTRRYVQAVNELTEYNRFSKGIFSWVGFQTKYIKYQGRERAAGETHWSMFQLFEYSIEGIVDFSDAPLRIATFVGGFSCFLAMIGILIVVVRALFFGDAVAGWPSLVSIILLMGGIQLFCLGIVGKYIGKIYLEAKHRPQYIIEEQE; this is encoded by the coding sequence TTGGAAACAATCAGTTTGATTGTCCCTTGTTATAACGAACAAGAATCCATTCAATTATTTTTTGAAACGGTGGAAAAAGTTTTTCACCAAATGAATGCCGAAACCAAGCAGTATCAACCGGACTATCTCTTTATTAACGACGGATCAAGTGATGATACCATCAAAATCATCCGCGAACTGCACAAAGCCCATCCTGACACCGTCCACTTCATCTCCTTTTCCCGTAACTTTGGAAAGGAAGCAGCAATGGCGGCTGGTTTACGAAACGCTAAGGGTGATTACGTCGCCCTAATGGACGTTGACTTACAAGATCCACCGGAGTTGTTACCAGAAATGCTCCACATCATTAACACCGAGCCGTACGACTGTGTGGGATGTATCCAAACCAGTCGAAAACAAAATCCCATTCGGGCCTTTTTATCTGCTAGTTTTTACAAAGTCATCGACAGTCTGTCCGATGTCAAAATCAAACCTAACGTCCGTGACTACCGTTTAATGACTCGGCGCTACGTTCAAGCCGTGAATGAACTGACTGAATACAACCGATTTTCGAAGGGTATCTTTAGTTGGGTCGGGTTTCAGACCAAGTACATTAAGTACCAAGGTCGGGAGCGGGCAGCTGGTGAAACACACTGGTCCATGTTCCAACTATTCGAATACTCCATTGAAGGTATCGTGGACTTTTCAGATGCCCCGTTACGGATTGCGACCTTCGTCGGTGGCTTTTCCTGCTTCTTAGCCATGATTGGCATCCTAATTGTCGTCGTGCGAGCCCTCTTCTTTGGAGATGCCGTTGCCGGCTGGCCGTCTCTCGTTTCCATCATTCTGTTAATGGGTGGAATTCAACTCTTTTGTTTAGGAATCGTCGGCAAATACATCGGCAAAATCTACTTAGAAGCTAAACACCGGCCGCAATACATCATCGAGGAGCAAGAATGA
- a CDS encoding YihY/virulence factor BrkB family protein: MPTRKQRVIQFLKILLKRYTLGNVSDSAVVFAYYVLFSLFPILIIVGGIIRLTNSNVNHVLALLHSAVPDSIYQGIAPIAKSIFTGDGGSILSIGIIIVIWSASSSMAAFQRTINRIYGVTEQSTLMNRLTSFIWMLLLVVLLFVLIVLMGFGRLLLNFAHHDLHVPISIINLLNDARLPVTLGISIVILTLLYYFVPSVETKLKYTVWGAIVALIGLLALTQVFSLIISAFFHNISAYKTLGTVMVLMLWLNFTGTILLFGAVVNASLQEYFGGSLPESVAQTSLKALYEKSPHRSRRGK, translated from the coding sequence ATGCCAACCCGGAAACAACGTGTAATCCAATTTTTAAAGATCCTTTTGAAACGCTATACGTTAGGAAACGTGTCCGATTCGGCCGTTGTCTTTGCTTACTACGTTTTGTTCTCACTGTTTCCGATTTTAATCATTGTTGGTGGGATCATTCGACTGACGAACTCAAACGTCAATCACGTCCTAGCGTTGCTTCATTCGGCAGTCCCAGACTCGATTTACCAAGGAATTGCGCCAATTGCGAAATCAATTTTTACCGGTGACGGGGGCAGTATCTTATCCATTGGGATTATCATCGTGATCTGGTCAGCTAGTAGCTCAATGGCGGCCTTTCAACGGACCATTAACCGGATTTACGGTGTCACCGAACAGAGTACGTTGATGAACCGACTGACGTCCTTTATTTGGATGCTGTTATTGGTAGTCTTACTCTTCGTTTTAATTGTGTTAATGGGATTCGGGCGCTTGCTTTTAAACTTTGCCCATCACGATTTACACGTTCCGATTAGTATCATCAATTTGCTGAACGATGCGCGCCTTCCAGTAACTTTGGGGATTTCAATCGTCATTTTAACCTTGCTGTACTACTTCGTTCCTAGTGTAGAAACGAAGCTCAAATACACGGTATGGGGTGCTATTGTGGCCTTAATCGGGTTGTTGGCTCTGACCCAAGTCTTTTCGTTAATCATTAGTGCCTTTTTCCACAACATTTCTGCCTACAAGACCTTAGGAACTGTGATGGTTTTGATGCTATGGCTTAACTTTACCGGAACCATTCTCCTGTTTGGCGCAGTGGTCAATGCGAGTCTGCAGGAATACTTTGGGGGGTCGTTGCCAGAATCGGTGGCCCAGACGTCCCTGAAAGCTCTCTATGAAAAAAGCCCACACCGAAGCCGGCGGGGCAAATGA
- a CDS encoding flavodoxin, which translates to MTQAHVVFATITGNNEDIADIVTEGLEDLGITVQETEISQTDAAELQDADIVVICPYTYDEGNLPEEGLDFFDDLADLDLSGKTFGVAGSGDVFYQEFYNVAVDKFADALKNTGAKQGAPNVKINLDPDEADIETLDQFSQTLVDSAQQQN; encoded by the coding sequence ATGACTCAAGCACACGTGGTTTTTGCCACCATTACCGGGAACAACGAAGACATCGCAGACATTGTGACCGAAGGGTTAGAAGACCTGGGCATCACGGTACAAGAAACCGAAATTTCACAAACGGATGCTGCAGAACTGCAAGATGCAGATATCGTAGTCATCTGTCCCTACACCTATGATGAAGGAAATCTCCCGGAAGAAGGGTTGGATTTCTTTGATGACCTGGCCGACCTCGATCTTAGTGGCAAGACGTTTGGTGTCGCTGGTTCTGGGGATGTTTTTTACCAGGAATTCTACAACGTGGCCGTCGATAAGTTTGCGGATGCCCTCAAAAACACAGGCGCGAAGCAAGGCGCTCCGAACGTCAAGATCAACCTTGATCCTGACGAAGCAGACATCGAAACGTTAGACCAGTTTTCGCAAACGTTAGTTGATAGTGCTCAGCAACAGAATTAA
- the recX gene encoding recombination regulator RecX, with amino-acid sequence MGQQSQLHKVTKVEAQKRPGRYNIYLDDEYAFPVSEEVLIQYHLFKGKTLTNSLIQTIQAADQQSKLFAQIVDFISYQSRTTAEVRTKLQGLTEDTDQIEAILTHLEQLALINDQQYAQRYVQQVALAGKKGPTAAVRYLGQKGISENLAQSMVAQFYPDDQATANARPLAQKAFDQYARYPYNKRIEKTKLSLVRKGFTFATIDEALAELDDTVDETEQAALLEKAGQKAWHRYRGVDRFQRVQKVKQALMRQGFSFADIDQFLDNIEEQQ; translated from the coding sequence ATGGGCCAACAGAGCCAGCTACACAAAGTGACCAAGGTGGAAGCTCAAAAACGTCCAGGTCGCTACAATATTTACCTCGACGATGAGTATGCCTTCCCTGTCAGTGAAGAAGTCTTAATCCAATACCATCTGTTTAAGGGGAAAACTTTAACTAATTCCCTGATTCAAACGATTCAGGCAGCGGATCAACAGTCCAAACTGTTTGCGCAGATTGTGGATTTTATCTCGTATCAAAGTCGCACGACTGCAGAGGTACGGACTAAATTACAAGGGCTGACTGAAGATACAGATCAAATTGAGGCCATTTTAACCCACTTAGAGCAACTGGCTCTCATTAATGATCAGCAATACGCCCAGCGCTACGTGCAACAAGTAGCTTTAGCAGGTAAAAAGGGACCGACCGCAGCCGTACGTTATCTGGGGCAAAAAGGAATCAGTGAGAACTTAGCTCAGTCAATGGTCGCGCAGTTCTATCCAGATGACCAAGCAACGGCAAACGCGCGACCATTGGCGCAAAAGGCGTTTGACCAGTATGCGCGTTACCCATATAATAAAAGAATCGAAAAGACCAAGTTGAGTCTAGTTCGAAAGGGATTTACCTTTGCAACGATTGATGAAGCCCTTGCTGAACTTGACGATACGGTAGATGAAACTGAACAAGCTGCGTTACTGGAAAAAGCGGGACAGAAAGCCTGGCATCGTTATCGCGGGGTGGATCGGTTTCAACGAGTGCAAAAGGTCAAGCAAGCACTCATGCGGCAGGGCTTTTCTTTTGCTGACATTGACCAATTTTTAGATAACATAGAGGAGCAACAATGA
- a CDS encoding AI-2E family transporter, which translates to MKNVKGNRLLFWTIEVLLVVAIIYGCTKIDFIFRPIGIFISTIFAPLLIAGFLYYMLNPILELLMKVPITKTKRISRSGGTAIIFVVLLGLIVFLLVSFIPRLVAQIANMASNMPQFAAHQEASLTKLTKHGFLKNINWDPIIAKVQSEYSAYLKTLLSHLSSSAGNIISMAASVVVTIITAPIILFYMLKDGDKLVPSLEKMLPGLSDRHRKQTRILLRKMNQTLSHYIGGQVIECLFVGTFTSIGYFLIGQKYALLLGVFAGFCNLIPYVGPYIGILPALLVAITVSPVQAIWTIVVVIIVQQVDGNFVYPNVIGKTLNIHPLTIIIILLAAGNIAGLLGMILAIPIYAIVKVVIGFFYHIWQLQHDER; encoded by the coding sequence ATGAAAAACGTGAAGGGCAATCGACTACTATTTTGGACAATCGAAGTCCTGTTAGTGGTCGCCATTATCTACGGTTGTACCAAAATTGACTTTATTTTTCGTCCCATCGGGATTTTTATTTCAACCATCTTCGCCCCGTTGTTAATCGCGGGTTTTTTGTACTACATGTTAAACCCGATTTTGGAACTCTTGATGAAGGTCCCGATTACTAAAACAAAGCGGATTAGTCGTTCCGGGGGAACCGCCATTATTTTTGTGGTCTTGTTGGGACTAATCGTCTTCTTACTGGTTTCCTTTATTCCCCGGTTAGTGGCGCAAATTGCAAACATGGCTAGCAACATGCCCCAGTTTGCCGCGCACCAAGAGGCGTCTTTAACGAAATTGACGAAGCATGGCTTTTTAAAGAACATTAACTGGGATCCGATTATTGCTAAGGTTCAGAGTGAGTACTCCGCTTACCTCAAAACGTTATTATCCCATTTGTCTTCTAGTGCCGGGAATATTATTTCAATGGCCGCCAGCGTGGTCGTAACCATCATTACGGCTCCAATTATTTTATTCTATATGCTTAAGGATGGGGATAAATTAGTGCCCAGCCTTGAAAAGATGTTACCGGGTCTGTCCGACAGGCACCGGAAACAAACTCGGATTTTGTTAAGAAAAATGAACCAGACTCTTTCTCATTATATTGGTGGCCAAGTGATTGAATGTTTGTTCGTAGGGACGTTTACTTCGATTGGTTACTTTTTAATCGGGCAAAAATATGCCCTACTTCTTGGAGTCTTTGCTGGATTCTGTAACCTGATTCCGTATGTGGGGCCATACATCGGGATTTTACCAGCGCTTTTGGTGGCCATTACGGTGAGTCCGGTGCAAGCAATCTGGACGATTGTGGTGGTGATCATTGTTCAACAAGTCGATGGAAACTTCGTATACCCAAATGTGATTGGGAAGACTTTGAACATCCACCCATTAACCATCATTATTATCCTGTTAGCAGCTGGAAACATTGCTGGATTGTTAGGAATGATTTTGGCAATTCCAATTTATGCAATCGTCAAAGTCGTGATTGGATTCTTTTACCACATTTGGCAATTACAACATGATGAACGTTAA
- a CDS encoding peptide chain release factor 3, whose protein sequence is MQKQQLQAEVDKRRTFAIISHPDAGKTTITEQLLLFGGIVREAGTVKAKKSGNFAKSDWMEIEQKRGISVTSSVMQFDYAGKRVNILDTPGHEDFSEDTYRTLMAVDSAVMVIDAAKGIEPQTKKLFQICKMRGIPIFTFMNKLDRDSRPPMELVDQLEDVLGIEAYPMNWPIGSGRIFKGLYDRYNHRIEKFQPESDGRTFLPLNDDGEITEPNDLEGDDIYQEAKDEMDLISEAGNQFDPEKIAHGDQTPVFFGSALVNFGVQTFLDAYLKLAPAPGSHRTTDGTEVEPMVDEFSGFIFKIQANMNPQHRDRIAFVRICSGEFTRGMDVTLNRTQKAIRLSNVTEFMANTRENVQTAVAGDIIGLYDTGNFQIGDTIYTGKKALQFEKLPQFTPELFMRVSPKNVMKQKSFHKGIQQLVQEGAIQLYTTYDTGQYILGAVGQLQFDVFQFRMQNEYNSDVLMEPMGHKIARWINPDQLDEKMSSSRNILVKDLQGEPLFLFENQFAERWFQSKYPDVKLTAKL, encoded by the coding sequence ATGCAAAAACAACAACTACAAGCAGAGGTAGACAAGCGCCGGACTTTTGCGATTATTTCGCACCCGGATGCCGGGAAAACCACGATTACCGAACAGTTACTCCTATTCGGGGGGATCGTCCGGGAAGCTGGAACCGTCAAGGCCAAGAAGAGTGGTAATTTTGCTAAATCAGACTGGATGGAAATTGAACAAAAGCGGGGAATCTCCGTCACGAGTTCTGTGATGCAGTTTGATTATGCGGGAAAGCGGGTCAACATTTTGGATACTCCCGGACACGAAGATTTTTCGGAAGATACTTACCGGACCTTGATGGCCGTCGATTCAGCCGTGATGGTGATTGACGCTGCCAAGGGGATTGAGCCCCAAACTAAGAAACTCTTTCAAATTTGTAAGATGCGGGGGATTCCAATCTTTACCTTTATGAACAAGTTGGATCGGGACAGTCGACCACCGATGGAACTAGTGGATCAACTTGAAGACGTACTGGGAATTGAAGCATATCCGATGAATTGGCCAATTGGATCGGGACGAATTTTCAAGGGACTGTACGACCGTTACAACCACCGGATTGAAAAATTCCAGCCAGAATCAGATGGCCGGACGTTCTTACCACTGAACGACGACGGTGAAATTACGGAACCCAATGATTTAGAGGGCGACGACATTTATCAGGAAGCTAAGGATGAGATGGATCTGATTTCTGAAGCGGGAAATCAGTTTGATCCAGAAAAGATTGCGCATGGGGACCAAACGCCGGTCTTCTTTGGTTCGGCCTTAGTGAACTTTGGGGTGCAAACCTTCTTAGACGCGTACCTGAAGTTAGCTCCGGCTCCTGGATCGCACCGAACGACGGATGGAACCGAAGTAGAACCCATGGTGGATGAATTTTCGGGCTTTATCTTTAAAATTCAGGCAAACATGAATCCGCAACACCGGGACCGGATTGCGTTTGTCCGGATTTGTTCTGGTGAATTTACTCGAGGAATGGATGTGACCTTAAACCGAACCCAAAAAGCGATTCGACTATCGAATGTGACCGAATTTATGGCGAACACGCGTGAAAACGTGCAGACCGCGGTTGCGGGTGATATTATTGGGTTGTATGATACCGGGAACTTTCAAATTGGAGATACGATTTACACCGGGAAAAAGGCGCTACAGTTTGAAAAACTGCCACAGTTCACCCCGGAACTATTTATGCGGGTTTCTCCCAAAAACGTGATGAAGCAAAAATCCTTTCACAAGGGGATTCAACAATTGGTTCAAGAAGGAGCCATTCAACTTTATACAACCTATGATACTGGTCAATACATTTTAGGGGCCGTGGGACAGCTGCAGTTTGATGTCTTTCAGTTCCGGATGCAAAACGAGTACAACTCGGACGTCTTAATGGAACCAATGGGACATAAGATTGCGCGTTGGATTAATCCAGATCAACTAGACGAAAAGATGTCATCATCACGGAACATTTTGGTGAAGGACCTACAGGGAGAGCCATTGTTCCTCTTTGAAAATCAATTTGCGGAACGGTGGTTCCAAAGTAAGTATCCAGATGTAAAGTTAACGGCGAAGCTATAA
- a CDS encoding C69 family dipeptidase — protein sequence MKHLSACTSVMVGKNASVDGSTMIARNDDTFLPLTPQRFTVVPAYHQSNKTWESNQNDFRMKLPMDGYRYLATPNADVEHAGVFAESGFNEKNVAMSATESVYGNPRALSHDPWVPNGIAEDSLQSVVLPYINSAREGVEYLGNLIKQYGSPEGNGVLFADANDVWYMEIVTGHHWVAERVPDDCYAVVANQVAIQEVDFDDSDQFMHSDGIQEFVEKYHLNPTVDEGFNFRRIFGTCNEKDRHYNTPRVWYGQKILNPEVEQSPVSNDLPFLRKANRKITVMDVESILSSHYNETDYDPLGNGPEELKTKFRPVSMNRTQNSHVLQFRNDAENPQWAAIMWLNFGVPAFSPYVPFFANVEHTPATYEHAPLTMDDQSAYWMYRKLSMIVESHYPQFIQMARDFKTESNQMFLTHLENTIYQARHLEEAEVPTFLEKQNQSLTNEMHDRVHEFMNTLMSKGLTLSKLTYDMDKNL from the coding sequence ATGAAACATTTATCAGCATGTACCAGTGTGATGGTCGGAAAAAACGCCAGCGTGGACGGATCCACCATGATTGCACGAAATGATGATACGTTTTTGCCCCTGACACCACAACGATTTACGGTTGTGCCAGCGTACCACCAATCAAATAAGACGTGGGAATCCAATCAAAATGATTTTAGGATGAAGTTACCCATGGATGGCTACCGTTATTTAGCGACGCCTAATGCAGACGTGGAGCACGCTGGCGTGTTTGCTGAAAGCGGGTTTAACGAAAAAAACGTGGCAATGAGTGCCACCGAAAGTGTTTATGGGAATCCTCGGGCATTGTCACATGATCCGTGGGTTCCGAATGGAATCGCGGAAGACTCCCTCCAATCAGTTGTGTTACCCTACATTAATTCTGCTCGCGAAGGGGTGGAATACCTGGGTAATCTAATTAAGCAATATGGATCTCCCGAAGGGAATGGAGTGCTATTTGCGGATGCTAACGACGTATGGTACATGGAAATCGTGACGGGTCACCACTGGGTTGCCGAACGGGTTCCTGATGATTGTTACGCCGTGGTGGCTAACCAAGTAGCCATCCAAGAGGTTGATTTTGATGATTCAGATCAATTCATGCATTCAGACGGAATTCAAGAATTTGTCGAGAAGTACCATTTAAATCCAACGGTGGACGAGGGCTTTAACTTCCGCAGAATTTTTGGGACTTGTAACGAAAAAGATCGCCACTATAACACCCCTCGAGTTTGGTACGGACAAAAGATTTTAAACCCTGAAGTGGAACAATCACCTGTGTCTAATGATTTACCGTTCTTGCGCAAGGCGAATCGGAAAATCACGGTGATGGACGTTGAAAGTATTTTAAGCTCTCATTATAACGAGACGGACTATGACCCGTTAGGCAATGGACCTGAGGAATTAAAGACGAAGTTCCGACCGGTCTCCATGAACCGAACGCAAAATTCGCACGTGTTGCAATTTCGTAATGACGCCGAAAATCCCCAATGGGCTGCGATCATGTGGTTGAACTTTGGGGTTCCCGCATTCAGTCCGTATGTGCCGTTCTTTGCGAACGTGGAACATACCCCGGCAACCTACGAACACGCACCGTTGACGATGGATGATCAAAGTGCGTACTGGATGTACCGAAAACTGTCGATGATTGTGGAATCTCATTACCCGCAATTCATTCAAATGGCCCGGGATTTTAAGACGGAATCGAACCAAATGTTTTTAACGCACCTAGAAAATACCATCTATCAAGCCCGACACCTGGAAGAAGCGGAAGTTCCGACTTTCCTAGAAAAACAAAATCAGAGTTTAACGAACGAAATGCACGATCGGGTGCACGAGTTCATGAACACCCTGATGTCCAAGGGCTTAACCTTATCGAAGTTAACCTATGACATGGATAAAAATTTGTAA
- a CDS encoding ATP-dependent Clp protease ATP-binding subunit, which produces MEGQQGAYGFGNLDDLIRSMQGSNQNGATGTQGSNGNNDQKGILATYGTDLTKLARAGKLDPVIGRDEQTARAIEVLNRRSKNNPVLIGEAGVGKTAIVEGLAQKIADGTVPQKLQSKRIIQIDMVSIIQGTGIRGQFEKKMQQLIKEVKADSNIILFIDEIHEIIGAGNSEGGLDAGNVLKPSLARGDFQLIGSTTLKEYREIEKDSALARRFQPIMVNEPSPEQAVKILQGLQKNYEDYHLVHYTDKAIEAAVNLSNRYIHDRFLPDKAIDLMDETGSRKNLTLNIIDPQSIEKEIAQAEKQKEAALHKEDYEQAAFYRDQEKQLEAQRDRGAKNYNTNNNTVTEKDMQQVVEEITDIPVGDLEDQEKEQLKQLDHNLEENVIGQDEAVSQVAKAIQRNRIGFNKSGRPIGSFLFVGPTGVGKTELAKQLANQLFGSKDALIRFDMSEYREPQSVAKLIGAAPGYVGYDEAGQLTEKVRRHPYSLILFDEIEKAHPDVLHTFLQVLDDGRLTDSQGRTVSFKDTVIIMTSNAGTNAGSNVGFGAEANGKTHSVLDKLGAYFKPEFLNRFDGIVEFNQLSQSNLVKIVDLMLDDMNQNLQDAGINVAVTQPAKQKLVELGYDPAMGARPLRRVIQEQIEDPTASYLLDHPETKKLVADIKDDQIHVTAQ; this is translated from the coding sequence ATGGAAGGACAACAAGGTGCATACGGATTTGGAAATCTTGATGATTTAATTCGCTCCATGCAAGGAAGTAATCAAAACGGTGCTACCGGAACGCAAGGTAGTAACGGTAACAACGATCAAAAGGGAATTTTAGCTACTTATGGAACTGATTTAACCAAGCTCGCACGGGCAGGAAAACTAGATCCCGTGATTGGCCGGGATGAACAAACGGCACGGGCAATCGAGGTCTTAAACCGGCGTTCCAAAAATAACCCAGTATTGATTGGAGAAGCTGGTGTCGGAAAAACGGCAATTGTGGAAGGCTTAGCCCAAAAGATTGCAGATGGAACGGTGCCGCAAAAATTGCAAAGCAAGCGGATCATCCAGATTGACATGGTTTCGATTATTCAAGGAACCGGAATTAGAGGTCAATTTGAAAAGAAAATGCAGCAACTGATTAAAGAGGTTAAAGCTGATTCTAACATTATTCTCTTCATTGATGAAATTCATGAAATTATAGGAGCAGGTAACTCTGAAGGTGGCTTGGATGCCGGTAACGTTTTGAAGCCATCCCTTGCCCGGGGTGACTTTCAGTTAATTGGTTCCACCACACTGAAGGAATACCGCGAAATTGAAAAGGACTCGGCCCTCGCCCGCCGGTTCCAACCCATCATGGTCAACGAACCTAGTCCAGAACAAGCCGTTAAGATTTTACAAGGCTTGCAAAAGAACTATGAGGATTACCACCTCGTTCACTACACGGACAAGGCGATTGAAGCAGCCGTCAATCTTTCTAACCGTTACATTCATGATCGATTCTTACCAGATAAGGCCATTGATTTAATGGATGAAACGGGATCACGAAAGAATTTAACGCTCAACATCATTGATCCCCAGTCCATCGAAAAAGAGATTGCCCAAGCGGAGAAGCAAAAGGAAGCCGCCCTTCATAAGGAAGATTATGAACAAGCTGCTTTCTATCGCGACCAAGAAAAGCAATTAGAAGCACAACGAGACCGGGGTGCAAAAAACTACAACACCAATAACAACACGGTTACGGAAAAAGACATGCAACAAGTGGTCGAAGAAATCACCGACATTCCTGTGGGTGACTTGGAAGATCAAGAAAAAGAACAACTCAAGCAGTTGGACCACAACTTAGAAGAAAACGTGATTGGACAAGACGAAGCGGTTTCCCAAGTAGCGAAGGCCATTCAAAGAAATCGGATCGGCTTTAATAAGTCTGGTCGACCAATTGGCTCCTTCCTCTTCGTCGGTCCAACTGGAGTCGGAAAGACTGAGTTAGCTAAGCAATTAGCCAACCAACTCTTTGGTTCTAAAGATGCTTTGATTCGGTTTGATATGTCTGAATACCGAGAACCACAATCGGTTGCCAAATTAATTGGAGCTGCACCGGGTTACGTTGGGTACGACGAAGCTGGTCAGTTAACCGAAAAAGTACGACGGCACCCGTACAGCTTGATTCTGTTTGATGAAATTGAAAAAGCTCATCCAGACGTTCTGCACACCTTCTTACAGGTGTTAGATGACGGCCGCCTAACCGATTCACAAGGTCGAACGGTTTCCTTCAAGGACACGGTCATCATCATGACCAGTAACGCCGGGACCAACGCTGGTTCAAACGTCGGATTTGGTGCAGAAGCAAACGGCAAGACTCACTCCGTCTTAGACAAACTGGGTGCCTACTTCAAACCCGAATTCTTAAATCGGTTTGACGGCATCGTTGAGTTTAACCAGTTAAGCCAGAGCAACTTGGTTAAGATTGTGGACCTCATGTTAGACGACATGAACCAGAACCTGCAAGACGCTGGCATTAACGTGGCGGTTACCCAACCGGCTAAGCAAAAATTAGTTGAATTAGGCTACGATCCGGCCATGGGAGCTCGACCATTACGTCGGGTTATTCAAGAACAAATTGAAGACCCGACCGCGAGTTACCTCTTAGATCATCCGGAAACCAAGAAATTGGTGGCCGATATCAAAGATGATCAAATTCACGTAACAGCACAATAA
- a CDS encoding phosphocarrier protein HPr, with translation MEKRQFKITAETGIHARPATFLVQTASKFDSNITLEYEDKTVNLKSIMGVMSLGVGQNAVITITADGDDAKDALEAIAKTMKEEGLIE, from the coding sequence ATGGAAAAACGTCAATTTAAAATCACTGCAGAAACTGGGATTCATGCTCGTCCGGCTACTTTTTTGGTGCAAACCGCCAGTAAATTCGACTCTAACATTACGTTAGAATATGAAGACAAGACGGTTAACTTAAAGTCAATCATGGGAGTTATGTCACTTGGGGTCGGTCAAAACGCAGTGATTACCATCACTGCTGATGGTGACGATGCTAAGGATGCCTTAGAAGCTATCGCCAAAACCATGAAAGAAGAAGGCCTAATCGAATAG